In Brassica napus cultivar Da-Ae chromosome C2, Da-Ae, whole genome shotgun sequence, the sequence aaatatccgaacccgatccgaagtacagaaatatccgaacgggttctcTATCCCTATaccaaaatacccgaaaatccgaaacacccaatccgaaccgaacgggtatccgaacgcccagCCCTAATCTGATGCATCTATTGAAAAATTGGTCTTTTTGCTGGTAAACATATATAGCCAATGTCCCATCGATGAACCACGTAAATCCGTTAttcgcttttttttttgcttggttTTATTATCCGTTAAAACAATATAGATCTTTTTCGTGCATGTTTGAAGTAAAGCGAGAAGATTATTAATGTGACAATACAAACTTGCTAATCAAACATCAGCCTCACAAGAACTGTTAAGCGATTTGTTTGACTGCGACAAATAGACCGTGGCATGAGAGCACTTAATATGAGCCGTTCGATGTGATGATTTCCATACCGCGACTTTAAACCTAACCTTCGCCTTAACATACACTTCAAGCTCGATCTTTCCCAAGGAATGTTGATCCCTTAAATCCTTACCACTGGATTTAGAAACGGCGACGTTCTGTGCAACCAAAGTGTCATCAATTTGCGTTACGTTCATCCGCGGTTGGTGAAACGGCTCCATCGTGTCGAACGCAAGCGTCTGGTCCTTGAATTTCACGTATATCTCGACGGAATTGTAGTAGACAGATATTCGGTGGTTAGGGTTATGAGACTGGATGGTAAGTTTGAACGTAGCGGACATGTGATTGTCGTCCGTGAGGTTAAAATTTTGGACCGAGGCATTTTCGAGACTGTAATGAAGCTTTTTGGGTTTGGTTACAAGCCATGTAATGAGAAAACCTAGAGCAATGATAAAGATTAGGGTTAGTATGACGAGGAAAACGTAGCAGACACGGGAACGGCGGGGATGCAGTGGCCGATTTGGAGAAGCTGTTGTCGGCATTAGGTCTACGTACTTCTAGCTAAGGGGGTTTGGAGTCAAACATTGGCTtatttggttatatatatagagtgGATACTTGTCATGCAAGAAACCTGGAAAACACGTTGGATTCTTATGTTCTTTGCTTCATCAGTAGATAaatgagttctgtttttttattaCAGCTTTAAAACGTTTTGTTCCTTATACTTTGCTTTTaacaatttatgttttaaagctttaaaaacatttgtatattttcatgccctaccaaaagaaaagaaataattgAGAATAAAGTGAAAACCTTAATTGTTTATGATATAGAATTTAATAATTTCTTATGAATGTAAATactataaatacattttataaacattttctaaCAAAGAACTCTACGATTTGATTGTGTTTTTTTACTTGCATGGAACCTTGAATGGTTTTATTTTGACATTTTGATAGCAACTTATTTTCAGGCTTAAGGAAAAATTAGAGAAACCTTCTTTAAGATTATCTCTGTTCAGAGAATTTATTTTGGACAATGAACTCAATATCAATCTGGATACCAAGTTTACGGAATAAGCCCAATTAAGCTCAATAACGATACAAACAAAAATTGGATAAGTTACTGGAATAGGCCCAAGTAAGCCCAATAACAAATTATAGAGCTGTCACGTGCAAATCGCCGAGTTTTATAGACCTCCGCGACTCGGTGCACGCAACCCATTCCCGAACACCAAGATGTT encodes:
- the LOC106416682 gene encoding uncharacterized protein At1g08160-like encodes the protein MPTTASPNRPLHPRRSRVCYVFLVILTLIFIIALGFLITWLVTKPKKLHYSLENASVQNFNLTDDNHMSATFKLTIQSHNPNHRISVYYNSVEIYVKFKDQTLAFDTMEPFHQPRMNVTQIDDTLVAQNVAVSKSSGKDLRDQHSLGKIELEVYVKAKVRFKVAVWKSSHRTAHIKCSHATVYLSQSNKSLNSSCEADV